The genomic stretch CTGATGCTGGTAATGCCGGTGATGCTAAATAACTACGTATAAATAACCACAGACTATAAAACGAAAAGCCCGGAGAGTACTTCGGGCTTTTTTATGCAATTTTTTTAACCGCAGTGAACACGGAGGCTGATACACAGGAGGGCGCAAGAATATTGTAACTGTCAATCCCCACAAAAATTTATGCTCAGGATGCTGCACAGCTAGTTCAAGTCTTCAGACTTGGACTTAAAATATTGCAGTCTTCAGACTGCTAGTTTGTATTTAGGGCATGCCTAAAAACGCCATTAATAGGTCAAAAGCTATCATTCTGAATGATTAGCCCATTTTTCATGCGAGCTGTTTTTCAGCAAGCCCTATTTAAGGGGATAGAAGTCTGAAGACTTCATTATCCTAGGTTCAAGTCATGAGACTTGAACTGGCAAAGTTGTGAAAGTTTGGATAAACCTTCATGTCTTCTTTGTGGCTAAATTACCTACTTACTTCTTTTTAGCGTCACGCAAAGATTTTAAATAAAGTCCTTCCACCCGCTCTCTAGCCCATGGGGTTTTTCGGAGAAATTTTAAGCTGGAATTGATCGAGGGATCATGGGTAAAGCAACGAATGTTGATCCTTTCGCCAAGTTCTTCCCAGCCGTAGAATTCCACAAGATGAGCCACTATATCGGCGAGTTTGATGCCGTGTAGGGGGTTATTGGGTTGGGAATCAGATTCTGAATTCATGTTATGGTATATCTCTTAATGATTTAATTTATTGAATTTATGGTCAAAAAGTTCAATTGAATCATTTCTTCTCTATAAAATCCCAGAGATTGCCATATAGATCCTTGAATACGGAGACTGTACCAAAAGCCTCTTCTGAAGGTTCCCGTATAAATTCCACACCTTTGGCGGTATAGTTGTGATAATCACGATAGAAATTGTCAGTGTATAAAAATAGAAATACCCTTCCTCCCGACTGAAACCCGATCTGGTTTCTCTGCAATTCATCTGCAGCTTTGGCTAATAGCAAGTGGCAGGTGGAACCCGGTGGGGAGACCCTAACCCAGCGTTTTACGTCGCTTAGGTGGGTGTCTTCAATCAGGTCAAACCCTAAAATTTGCGTATAATATTCAATAGCCTCATCATAATCTCTTACTAAAATTGCAATTTGTCCGAGTTGTTGTTTCATAGACGAAAATAAAACTTCCTGCTCTTTTCGACCCGATAAGTCAGGAAGTTTTTTCTGCTGAGGACTCTATGTCTTCTACTATGAAAATCGCATTTTTGTTTAAGTCAGTTAATCTGAATTCATGCGTGCCCCAAGCCGTGTTTTTGTTCATATGGTCACAATTAACCACACCTTTGACCACCAATGCCTCGAAGAACGGCTCTATGTTCTTTACGAAAATCTTTATACTACTGAACCATTCACATGTTTTGACGCTCCAGTAGCTGAATACCTTTGGAGGTGAACCTCAACTTCTTCCAATCTCATGCCCGCATAGCTGTGATCACCAAATGTTTTGACAAATCCAAGCGTTTGGGCATACCACTCCAGGTCCCTAACGATATCCTGAGAAGGAAGAACAGGTATAGAACAGAGAAATTTTGTTTTCATGAGTTTATAATTTGTCGTTTAATGGCCACACCTGCCTGCCGATGCCTGTCCGTGGCGGATCGGGAGAATCAATCCCTGTCTAGCGACAAGCAGGCGACCTGCTAAGCAAAGAAAATACCCTTGCTGGCATCCTTGTGGATGATCATATAATCTTTTATGTATATCCGCTTTTATACCAGTAATGAGGCTAAAGCAAAATAGAATATGATTAACGCTAGCATTTAGGCCGCTTCGGTCACCCGTCACTTGTACTGAGCGTAGTCGAAGTATCGGTCTTCTGTCCGGCTCAGCAAAGAAATTACGGCTACTGGCATCATTCCGTATATCCATGTAATCTTTTATACGCTTTAGCTAAAACAAGATGATTGATTGTGTTTGTCAGAGAGGATTGAGAATATATTTTATCGTCAACCTTCCCAAGATATTCCTTTCAGGAAAGAGTGTATTCAATCATAAAGTTCAGATAAGTGTTTATGTGTTTTCAGAAAGCTGAGTTCTTACTTTTTCAAGCTCTGACCTAATCTCCTTGATGCTTTCCCACTCCCTTCCTTCCTCACCATGCTCTATCCCCACGTATTCATGGAAATCGTGAAGTAGTACAATCTTCATCATTTTGGAATAGTCCAGTGTGGATTCATTTCCATTGTCGTCCCAAACCTTTGGTTTGAGGCTGACTCCCTTTGCCCGAGGCATCAATTCATCTACACCTCTGTACGAGTCATAGGAAATGGACTTTCCATCTTCTGTTGCTATCCGGAAATTGCCAAAATCCGGCAAACTCCCTGCTCTTGGATGGTCGGCTTTTTCGATCATTTCAGACAGCCACTTCCCATTGCTTGAAAAACCTCCGTGATTTTCTATTAGTACATTGATATCATAGTCATCCGCAAATACACACAGTTCATGTAAGCCAGCACTGGCTAGGTCACTCGCTTGTTTATAATCTGCCGGAGAGGTGCTCCAAGGAATGGCAGAATAAGCGTTCACACGGATAGAGTGGCAGCCGAGGAACTTGGCGGCTTCCACCCATTTTTTATGATTTTCGACGGTCTGACTTCTTTCTTTTTTGGTGGATGCTCCAAGCATGCCTTCTCCATCGCACATAATGAGAACCGATCTCACTCCTTCGCCCTCCGCCCGGGTTTTCATTTCCTTTAAATAAGTCATGTCTTTGGCTTTGTCCATAAAAAACTGATTGACATACTCTACTGCATCTATACCGGCTTTTTTCGTCAGGGTAGGGAAGTCGAGATGATCCATTTTACCGGAGAAAAGCTGCTTGTTCAGAGACCATTCTGCAAGGGAAATTTTAAAGAGAGGGTCTGATCTTCTTGCGGAAAACCCCAAATGGGGAATCCCTAAACTAATAGCTGCCGTAGCTAGGCTAGCTGATTTGAGGAAGTTTCTTCTGTTGTTCATATTGGGTTAGGTTATTGACTAAATAGAAAACTAAATATTTATAGTTACTTGAGCCTTATAATTGTGCCTAGATTTGCCAGCCTTTTCGGTAATCTCTCGTAAGGAATTTATTGGCTTCATTATCGTTGGTGATTTTCAGAGCAGAGGGATCAAAATCAACTTTTTTTCCTGACCGTAAGGTAACTGCACCCAGATTGACTGTGTCAGTAATGGTCTGAGCACGGGTAAAACTTCCTGGTGTTTGAGTCCCGGACTGGATTGCATGTACCCAGGTTGTACTGCTTCTATCGATTTTACTGGAATCAATCCTTTCTGAAGATGGTCTTGATGTCATTTTGGTCTCTGGTAGTAAAACCGGGTTTTCTCCACGGAATCCCCCGAGGATTTTTCCTTTAGTCCCTACCAGCATCAGCCCCTCATCGGGAGTGTCTTTTCCCTCCATTTCTAGCTCTAATGGGGCAAATGGTTTCATGCCACCATCATACCAGAACAGGTCAAAAGGTGAAAGACTAGCCTGTTGGGGAAATTTCCATTTGATCATACAGCTTGCCGGAAAAGCCACATCATTTTTTACCCATTGATAGACACCGTTTACTTCTTCGCGAGTGGTTGTTCCGTAGGCTTTTGCACTGATTGGAGAATTGCTGATTCCTAGGGTTTCAAATAGTGGGAAAAGGCTATAATGGCCCATGTCTGCCACGGATCCTCCTCCGAAGTCATACCATCCTCGGAAGACGTTATGGGTATAGTTTTTATGATACTCCATTTCGGGTACCGGCCCTAGCCAAAGATCCCAGTTGAATCCTTCGGGAATGGTTTCACTCCCAGAAGGGCGTTTAGTCCACTGTTGCCAAACAGGCCGATAGGACCAGTTGTGGATTTCTTTGAGTTCTCCGATCAGCCCTTCATCTATCCAGGCTTTGATCTGTCGATATTCCGGACGGTCAGACCAGGCCAGTAAATGTGTGATGACACCGCTTGATTTTGCTTTTTCAATGACTTTTCTGCCTTCCAGAAGCCTGTTGGAAATAGGTTTGTGAGTCACCACATGAATCCCTCTGTCCATGGCGGGCAGAGCGATGGAGGCGTGGGTATGATCAGGAGTCATGATTTTGACTGCATCTATATCATTTTCCTTTGCAAAAAGTTCACGGAAGTCTTCATATGACGTACAGCTGTTTTTGCCTCCGGAGGGACTGTTTTTTTGATAAAACCGATCTATATAGGCTTTGCCCACATCTCTTCCTCCGGGTATCCCTTTTGTATTATGCCACCAATTATCATCTCCCAATACGCTGCGAATATTGTCCCTGATGCCATAGGGAGACCAATCAATGTAGTCCTCACTATATTTATTCACATCACATACAGAGACTATGCGCACTTTAGGGTTTTGAAGTAGCTCTCCCATTTCCCTGAGTCCTTGGGTGCCGCATCCAATATTCGCTAACGTGATCTGATCAGATGGAGGGACTTTTCCTAGACCTGCAATAACATGGGAAGGAACAATGGAAATCGACGCGGCGATTGATGCCGCTGTACCGACAAAGTCTCTACGGCTTAATTTTTCGGGGTTTTTCATGGGTATATAATTTGTCTTTCAATGGTCACACTTGCCTGCGGGCAGGCTCGATTTCATGTGTCTAATATTGATTTTAGTCGTGGCGATTTCAAGGATTTATTGGTTGTTTTTCAATAGGCCTTCCTGCGCGGTGTCCGGAATTTAAGAGATCCCTTTCTTCTGCTCGGTTATTGCATCTTATTTAAATGTATGGTATATGATTAACTGGAGGATTTATTTTCGGGAAGGTAAATATCAAAAGTTGCCCCTTGGTTAGGTTCACCTTTAGCAGTAATAAAACCATGATGGTTTTCTACTATTTTCTTCACGATGGCAAGCCCTATCCCTGTCCCCTGAAAAACATCTTTTCCGTGTAGCCGCTGGAATAGTTCGAAAATCCGTTCATGATATTTTTGATCAAAACCTATCCCATTGTCTGAAATACGGATATGGCAGTAAGTAGTAGAAGGTGAAAGACGAGCGATCTCAAATTCCTCCCCTAGTCTCTTTTCGCTGGCAATGGCTATATGAGGTTGCCGTTCTTTGGTGGAAAATTTGAGAGAATTACTGATTAAGTTTTGTAAAAGCTGCCGGAATTGGAAGGGGATGATGTTAAGTGTGCAAAGCTTGTCGGATTCTATGACTGCATTGTATTGGGTAAGCTCTTCTCTGAGATCCGTCTTCACCTCTTGAACTAGTTTGTTAAGGTCTGTGGATTCATACTTCCGTTCTGAAATAGAAGTGCGGGAATAGGCAAGTAAATCACTTATCAAAGCCTGCATACGCTTGGCCGCATTCTGCATTCTTTTAAAATACTCCTTTCCGTCCTCAGTGAGGTTGTCGAATTCATGTTCTAAAAGCAGGGTCGAAAAGGTTTGGATTTTGCGAAGAGGCTCTTGCAGATCGTGACTTGAAATATAGGCAAAAGACTGAAGCTCCTTATTCATACTTGCCAGATCTTTAACCTTCTGTGCCAGTTCATTGGTTCGCTCGACTACCAGACGCTCTAGTTCATTAGTGAATTCTTTTTGGTCATGAATATCTGTACTGGAACCTACCCACATCTGTATATCCCCATCCTGATTGAGTTGAGGTCTGGCGCGGCTCAATTGCCATCTATAGGAACCGTCGTATTTTCTAAATCTATGTTCAAAAAGGAAGTCTTTTCCGGACTGTATTGAGTTGTTCCATGCTTTGAGGTTTTCCTCTCTATCATCCGGATGGACTATGGCCAGCCATCCTTCCTGATCTAATTGTCCGGGGGTGAAGCCAGAGAATTCATACACGGATTGATTGAAATAATTCAGCTTGCCTTGAGGATCTGCAGTCCAGATATGTTGTGGGAGGGAATTGGCCAGAAGTCTGAATTTCTGCTCGCTATCTTCTAATTTTTGTCTGTTGATCCTGTCTTCAGTAATGTCCCGTACAGTTCCCAATACTTTATGAGGTTTATTCTGTTCATCTAAATGGACCCTGCCTTTTACTTCTATCCATTTGATTCTGGAGCTTGAATGAAGAATACGGCAGGTGTAATGCAGGTTACCATCGCCAGAAAAGGCGTTCTCAAAGGCCTTTTTCCGTAATTCCATATCCTTGGGGTGAATTTTGCTTAGGAAATCTTTCTGTCTTAGTTGGTTCCCCTCTAATCCAAAAATATCCTGAAGTCTTTTGGAACTATCAAGGCTGTTTGTTTTAAAGTTATAATCATAAGTGCCAAGTTCTGAGGCATCGATGACCATAGTGAGCTTCTCCTCGTTGGCTTCGATTTTTTTATGGGCCAAAACCTGCTCGGTCACATCATGTCCTATAGTTATGATGCCGTCTATTTTGCTGCTGGTATCATAGAGTGCCTCATAGCTAAAATTAATGTAAAGAGTTTTGAGGATTCCGTCCCGTATCAGCTGTACGGGCATTTCAGATGCGGCGAATCTTTTACCTGTATTATATACATCATCAAGCAATTCCTTTATTCCCTGATCTTTCAATTCTGGCATGGCTTCTAGAATAGGCTTATTCATCACCTCATCGGCTGTCTTTCCCCATAAGGACAAGGCATTCGCATTTGCTATATCCGTTATATAATCAGACCCTTTGAAAGTAGCTATGGATGCAGGTGCCTGTTGGATAATCAACCGGAGTTTTCGTTCACTATCTTCAAGTTTTCTTTTTAACAATACTTCCGATGTAGTTTCCACGCAGGTGACCAACACTCCTGCGATTTGTGTGGAATCGTCTCGGACTGGACTATAACTAAAAGTCCAATAGACGTCTTCTATGTGTCCATTTCTATAGATCGGAACCAATAAATTCTCGAAA from Algoriphagus sp. NG3 encodes the following:
- a CDS encoding VOC family protein: MKQQLGQIAILVRDYDEAIEYYTQILGFDLIEDTHLSDVKRWVRVSPPGSTCHLLLAKAADELQRNQIGFQSGGRVFLFLYTDNFYRDYHNYTAKGVEFIREPSEEAFGTVSVFKDLYGNLWDFIEKK
- a CDS encoding sugar phosphate isomerase/epimerase family protein is translated as MNNRRNFLKSASLATAAISLGIPHLGFSARRSDPLFKISLAEWSLNKQLFSGKMDHLDFPTLTKKAGIDAVEYVNQFFMDKAKDMTYLKEMKTRAEGEGVRSVLIMCDGEGMLGASTKKERSQTVENHKKWVEAAKFLGCHSIRVNAYSAIPWSTSPADYKQASDLASAGLHELCVFADDYDINVLIENHGGFSSNGKWLSEMIEKADHPRAGSLPDFGNFRIATEDGKSISYDSYRGVDELMPRAKGVSLKPKVWDDNGNESTLDYSKMMKIVLLHDFHEYVGIEHGEEGREWESIKEIRSELEKVRTQLSENT
- a CDS encoding PAS domain S-box protein → MADQSAAFPIGGGEMGQLIREKDWGETILGPIDSWQQSLKTTINILLASKFPKFLWWGSELTCFYNDAYRPSLGDQGKHPNILGKGGEESWPEIWHIIKPLMDQVLEHEESLFFENLLVPIYRNGHIEDVYWTFSYSPVRDDSTQIAGVLVTCVETTSEVLLKRKLEDSERKLRLIIQQAPASIATFKGSDYITDIANANALSLWGKTADEVMNKPILEAMPELKDQGIKELLDDVYNTGKRFAASEMPVQLIRDGILKTLYINFSYEALYDTSSKIDGIITIGHDVTEQVLAHKKIEANEEKLTMVIDASELGTYDYNFKTNSLDSSKRLQDIFGLEGNQLRQKDFLSKIHPKDMELRKKAFENAFSGDGNLHYTCRILHSSSRIKWIEVKGRVHLDEQNKPHKVLGTVRDITEDRINRQKLEDSEQKFRLLANSLPQHIWTADPQGKLNYFNQSVYEFSGFTPGQLDQEGWLAIVHPDDREENLKAWNNSIQSGKDFLFEHRFRKYDGSYRWQLSRARPQLNQDGDIQMWVGSSTDIHDQKEFTNELERLVVERTNELAQKVKDLASMNKELQSFAYISSHDLQEPLRKIQTFSTLLLEHEFDNLTEDGKEYFKRMQNAAKRMQALISDLLAYSRTSISERKYESTDLNKLVQEVKTDLREELTQYNAVIESDKLCTLNIIPFQFRQLLQNLISNSLKFSTKERQPHIAIASEKRLGEEFEIARLSPSTTYCHIRISDNGIGFDQKYHERIFELFQRLHGKDVFQGTGIGLAIVKKIVENHHGFITAKGEPNQGATFDIYLPENKSSS
- a CDS encoding VF530 family protein, producing the protein MNSESDSQPNNPLHGIKLADIVAHLVEFYGWEELGERINIRCFTHDPSINSSLKFLRKTPWARERVEGLYLKSLRDAKKK
- a CDS encoding Gfo/Idh/MocA family protein, whose product is MKNPEKLSRRDFVGTAASIAASISIVPSHVIAGLGKVPPSDQITLANIGCGTQGLREMGELLQNPKVRIVSVCDVNKYSEDYIDWSPYGIRDNIRSVLGDDNWWHNTKGIPGGRDVGKAYIDRFYQKNSPSGGKNSCTSYEDFRELFAKENDIDAVKIMTPDHTHASIALPAMDRGIHVVTHKPISNRLLEGRKVIEKAKSSGVITHLLAWSDRPEYRQIKAWIDEGLIGELKEIHNWSYRPVWQQWTKRPSGSETIPEGFNWDLWLGPVPEMEYHKNYTHNVFRGWYDFGGGSVADMGHYSLFPLFETLGISNSPISAKAYGTTTREEVNGVYQWVKNDVAFPASCMIKWKFPQQASLSPFDLFWYDGGMKPFAPLELEMEGKDTPDEGLMLVGTKGKILGGFRGENPVLLPETKMTSRPSSERIDSSKIDRSSTTWVHAIQSGTQTPGSFTRAQTITDTVNLGAVTLRSGKKVDFDPSALKITNDNEANKFLTRDYRKGWQI